ATGAATCAAGTTATAAGCAAGAAGAGAATCCTCGATATCATGCTCGAGATGTTGCTATTTATCGGGCTAGAAACCACCATTGTCCGGTTGTATTAGGGAGTGCAACACCAACATTAGAATCATTTGCTCGTGCTCAAAAAGGTGTGTACAAGCTTCTTTCTTTAAAAGAGCGTGTGAATAAAAGGTCTATGCCAGCTGTTGATATTGTTGACATGAGAGAAGAATTACGAAATGGAAATCGTTCAATGTTTTCTACCTCATTAATAGAAAAGTTAACTGAAAGACTAGAAAAGGGAGAGCAATCAGTCCTATTCCTGAATAAAAGAGGTTACTCCTCGTTTGTTATGTGTCGTGACTGTGGATTTGTCATTCAATGCCCACACTGTGATATTTCCCTAACTTACCATAGATTTGGACAACAACTTAAATGTCATTATTGTGGACATGAAGAGCATATGCCAAAGGTTTGTCCGGAATGTCAAAGTGAACACATAAGATTTTTTGGAACAGGTACACAAAGAGTTGAAGAAGAATTGGTTAAAGTGTTACCAGAATCTCGGATTATCAGAATGGATGTTGATACAACTGGGAAAAAAGGTGCTCACGAAAAATTATTAACAATGTTCGGAAATAAAGAAGCGGATATTTTACTTGGTACACAAATGATTGCAAAAGGCCTTGATTTTCCAGATGTAACCTTAGTTGGAGTTCTAACTGCCGACACAATGCTGCACTTACCTGACTTCCGAGCGTCTGAAAAAACATTTCAGCTATTAACACAAGTAAGTGGGAGAGCAGGAAGACATGAGCTTCATGGTGAAGTTATCATTCAAACATATACACCAGAACATTATAGTATCCAATTAGCAAGTCAATATGATTATGATGCTTTTTATGAACAAGAGATGTTTCTTCGAAAATCACATGCATACCCACCTTATTATTACTTAACACTTATAACAATTTCTCATCCTGAAATTACAAAAGTAGTTGCTGTAACGGAAAAAATCGTTCAGTACTTAAACCGAAATTTATCGAGTACTACAAAAATCCTCGGACCAGTCGCATCACCTATCCCAAGGATCAAAGATAGATATCGATATCAATGCATGGTAAAATACAAACGGGAAAACAACTTACATGAGACTTTACGCAAAATCATTGATCACTTTCAGCAAGAAATGAGTTCAGATGATCTAGCGATTACGATAGATTTAAGTCCAAACACAATGATGTAACATTTACTTACTTAGCTATAAATAGCAATCATCAAGAATTATATATTTTAATTTTAAGGAATATCCGAATGGTTAAATTCAGAAATACTCTGTTTTTACCATTCCATACATAATTTATTTTATAAAGATCTGTAAACGTTTGGAGGAATTTTTTTGGCTGTAAAACAGATTGTTATGTTTCCGGATGAAGTATTAGAAAGGCCGTGTGACAAAGTAACAGTTTTTGATAAAAAATTAACAAAGCTCTTAGGTGATATGTACGATACCATGATAGAAAATGATGGGGTAGGTTTAGCTGCACCACAGATAGGCATTTCTCAACAAATTGCGATTGTTGATATAGATGATCACCACGGGACAATCGAGTTAATTAATCCTGAAATAATAGAGCAACGCGGGAAGCAGACAGGTCCTGAAGGATGTTTAAGCTTTCCAGGTTTATTTGGCGAAGTAAGCCGGGCAGATTATGTGAAAGTTCGTACATATAATCGTAAAGGAAAAGTGAAAGTAATCGAGGCTGAAGGGTTCCTTGCTCGTGCCATTCAACACGAAATGGATCACTTAGAAGGAATTTTATTTACATCAAAAGTAGAAAAGTATTTAGAAGAAGAAGATCTTGAAAGTGCGGAAGGATGAATGTAATGACAAAAATTGTTTTTATGGGAACACCTGATTTTTCTGTTCCGGTTTTAAGAAGACTGGTTGAAGAGGGCTATAATGTTGTAGGAGTTGTTACTCAACCTGATCGGCCAAAAGGAAGAAAGAAAACATTAACTCCTCCTCCTGTTAAAGTTGAAGCTGAGAAACATAATATTAAGGTTCTTCAACCAGAAAAAATTCGTCATGAAGTTGAAACTGTTTTGGAATTGGAACCAGATTTAATTGTAACAGCTGCTTTTGGTCAAATTTTACCTAAAGAGCTCTTAGAAGCCCCTAAACATGGATGTATTAATGTTCATGCTTCACTATTACCAGAATTAAGAGGTGGAGCACCAATTCATTATTCGATCTTACAAGGGAAAACTAAAACAGGTATTACCATCATGTATATGGCTGAAAAGCTGGATGCTGGAGATATTTTAACACAAGCTGAAGTTGAAATTGATGAAAAAGATACAGTAGGTACTCTCCATGACAAGCTTAGTGAAGTAGGAGTTAAGCTCTTAATAGATACTATTCCACCATTATTAGAAGGGAAAATAGTACCGCAAAAGCAGGATGATTCTAAAGCTACTTTTGCTTCTAATATTAAACGGGAACAAGAAATGATTGATTGGACGAAGCCTGGAGAGGAAATATATAACCAAATAAGAGGACTTAACCCATGGCCTGTTGCGTTTACTAGCTTTCAAAATCAACCACTAAAAATATGGTGGAGTGAGAAGGTCGTAAATAAAAATGAATCTACTCCAGGAACGATTATTGGATTTGACCAAGATGGGATTGTTGTTGCAACAGGAAATGATACTGCGATAAAAATAACGGAGTTACAACCTTCAGGTAAAAAAAGAATGCGTGGGGAAGATTATTTAAGAGGTACCACAATGACAGTTGGTGAGAAATTAGGCGATGAAGATGAAAAACAAAATGACCGTACGTGATGTGGCTGTTGAGACATTACTTCAAATTGAAAAAAATCAAGCATACAGTAACTTACTTTTAAATTCTATGATTAAGAAATATCAAGTGAATACAAAGGATATTTCTTTGTTAACTGAAATTGTATATGGAACTTTACAACGAAAAGATACCCTTGATTATTACTTAGAGAACTTTATAAAGAAAACAAAAAAAATCGATGCGTGGGTAAGAATTTTGCTTCGCATCTCAGTTTATCAAATGGTTTATCTAGATCGTGTACCGGAGCGAGCAATTTTTTTTGAAGCAGTAGAAATTGCTAAAAAAAGAGGACATAAGGGAATTTCTTCTTTTGTCAATGGTGTACTAAGATCGCTACAAAGAGAGGGTTTATCAGATATAAACCAGATTGCTGATCCTGTTGAAAGACTCTCGATTAAAACGAGTCACCCAAAATGGTTAGTAGAAAAGTGGATTGATCAGTATGGGTATGAAGAAACAGAAAAAATGTGTGAAGCTAATCTAACACCACCATCACAAACTGCCCGAGTAAATCAAACAAAAATGACAGTTGATGAACTAATGAAGACATTAAATCAAAAT
This genomic stretch from Metabacillus sp. B2-18 harbors:
- the fmt gene encoding methionyl-tRNA formyltransferase; this encodes MTKIVFMGTPDFSVPVLRRLVEEGYNVVGVVTQPDRPKGRKKTLTPPPVKVEAEKHNIKVLQPEKIRHEVETVLELEPDLIVTAAFGQILPKELLEAPKHGCINVHASLLPELRGGAPIHYSILQGKTKTGITIMYMAEKLDAGDILTQAEVEIDEKDTVGTLHDKLSEVGVKLLIDTIPPLLEGKIVPQKQDDSKATFASNIKREQEMIDWTKPGEEIYNQIRGLNPWPVAFTSFQNQPLKIWWSEKVVNKNESTPGTIIGFDQDGIVVATGNDTAIKITELQPSGKKRMRGEDYLRGTTMTVGEKLGDEDEKQNDRT
- the def gene encoding peptide deformylase — its product is MAVKQIVMFPDEVLERPCDKVTVFDKKLTKLLGDMYDTMIENDGVGLAAPQIGISQQIAIVDIDDHHGTIELINPEIIEQRGKQTGPEGCLSFPGLFGEVSRADYVKVRTYNRKGKVKVIEAEGFLARAIQHEMDHLEGILFTSKVEKYLEEEDLESAEG
- the priA gene encoding primosomal protein N': MKYASVIVDVPSMQTDRSFDYKIPEEWQGFLTPGMRVVVPFGPRKIQGFVVETKEHSDFKRLKSITECLDLTPCLTKELLQVGHWLTEKTLCFKISAFQAMLPAAMKAKYEKVLSLTQDEHLLNISDQLKPFFQKQSQVDFKEIEQVVSLKTIQKDIENGYVELIYKVKQKGNKKRIKMINLNVSFSELEDKMNNIPVNAKKQLEVLQYFKDNEVKTITLQDLLAATNVSDASVKALIAKEILSEKYQEVYRDPYQDREFKKTNALLLNHEQQQAIKPILSSIEENEHHVFLMYGVTGSGKTEVYLQSIEEVLKNGKEAIVLVPEISLTPQMVNRFKGRFGSKVAVLHSGLSTGEKYDEWRKIQRKEVQLVVGARSAIFAPFENLGMIIIDEEHESSYKQEENPRYHARDVAIYRARNHHCPVVLGSATPTLESFARAQKGVYKLLSLKERVNKRSMPAVDIVDMREELRNGNRSMFSTSLIEKLTERLEKGEQSVLFLNKRGYSSFVMCRDCGFVIQCPHCDISLTYHRFGQQLKCHYCGHEEHMPKVCPECQSEHIRFFGTGTQRVEEELVKVLPESRIIRMDVDTTGKKGAHEKLLTMFGNKEADILLGTQMIAKGLDFPDVTLVGVLTADTMLHLPDFRASEKTFQLLTQVSGRAGRHELHGEVIIQTYTPEHYSIQLASQYDYDAFYEQEMFLRKSHAYPPYYYLTLITISHPEITKVVAVTEKIVQYLNRNLSSTTKILGPVASPIPRIKDRYRYQCMVKYKRENNLHETLRKIIDHFQQEMSSDDLAITIDLSPNTMM